One Antennarius striatus isolate MH-2024 chromosome 17, ASM4005453v1, whole genome shotgun sequence genomic window carries:
- the id2a gene encoding DNA-binding protein inhibitor ID-2a yields MKAISPVRSFRKTNANLSDHSLGISRSKTPVDDPLSLLYNMNDCYSKLKELVPSIPQNKNVSKMEILQHVIDYILDLQIALDSSVALTTLHHPPRPGQAPSRTPLTTLNTDISILSLQSPELPSELVTDDSRTLHR; encoded by the exons atgaAAGCAATAAGCCCCGTGCGATCCTTCAGGAAAACCAACGCCAATTTATCAGATCACTCCTTGGGAATCTCTCGGAGCAAGACCCCGGTGGATGACCCGCTCAGCCTGCTGTACAACATGAACGACTGCTACTCCAAACTGAAGGAGCTGGTGCCCAGCATCCCCCAGAACAAGAACGTCAGCAAGATGGAAATCCTGCAGCATGTCATCGACTACATACTGGACCTGCAGATCGCGCTCGACTCCAGTGTCGCACTCACTACTCTGCATCACCCACCGCGGCCGGGACAGGCTCCATCCAGGACCCCTCTGACAACCCTCAACACAGATATCAGCATCTTGTCGTTACAG tCCCCGGAGTTGCCATCAGAGCTGGTGACAGATGACAGCCGGACTCTGCATCGTTAA